GGCGCTGAGCCAGAACGTCGACACCGGTGCCTGTAGCGCCCTGGTCCGCCTGCCGGCCGGCTACACCGGGGCGCCCACCCCGGTGCCCCGGGACCGTTTCCTGGTCACCACCCGGGGCGACCTCGTGGTGGACGGCGTGACGCTCACCCCCTGCTCGCTGCTGCACGTACCCGCCGGCGCGCGGGTGCCGGCGCTGACCGCGGCGACCGACGTCGAACTGTTCGTCAAGGTGGGGGAGCGGACATGACGCGGGTGCGGCACACCACCGACGACCAGGTCATGACGATCGTGCTGGACGGTCCGGACTCGATGAACAGCCTCACCCCAGCGGTGATCGCCGGGCTGGACGCCGCGCTCGACGAGGCCGAGCAGGACCACGCTCTGCGGGCGGTCGTGGTCACCGGTGCCGGGGAGCGGGCCTTCAGCGTCGGGATGGACATCGACTTCCTGGAGTCGTGCTTCGCCGATCCACAGCGGACGTTCCTGCCCTTCCTGCGGTCGTACCACGCGGTGCTGCGCCGGATCGAGCATCTCGGCGTACCGGTGATCGCGCGGGTCAACGGGCTGGCGCGAGCCGGTGGGTTCGAACTGATCCTCGCCTGCGACTTCGTGATCGCCGCCGACGAGGCCCGGGTCGGCGACATCCACCTGGAGTTCGGGATGCCGCCGGGTGCCGGGTCGAGCCAGCGGGCCCCGCGCAAGCTCGGCGACCAGCGGGCCAAGGCGCTGATGCTCACCCCGACCTGGCTGCGCGGCCCCGAGCTGGTGCAGTGGGGGGTCGCGCTGGCCAGCGCGCCCCTGACCGAGCTGGACGACGAGGTGGGCAAGCTGCTGGCGATGCTGCGCGGCCGGTCCCGACCCGGGCTGGCGATCACCAAGCGGCTGCTCAACTCGGTGCACACGATGACCCTGGAGGAGGGCCTGCGCTACGAGCGCGAGATGTTCTCCCGGCTGCACGAGGAGGTCGACGAGGTGGCCGAGGGCTATCGCGCGTTCGTGGAGAAGCGCCCACCGGTCTGGGGGGACGTCGATGTCCGCACCCTCGCCTGAGTCGACCGCGACCCCGCAGGTGGTCGTCGACGCGGACCTGGTCGACACGCTGATCGGCCGGGGCGGGTACACCCACCCGCTGTTCCAGCGGGTGCCCGGCGGTGACGCCGACGGTCCGCCGCTGCCGGGTCAGGCGGTCGTGTTGCTCCTCGGTGGCCTGGTCGAACAGTCCGGCCTGCTCGACGACGCGATCGCACTGCTGGAACTGCGTCGGGTGCGATTCCACCGGATGGTGAAGGCCGGCGCGACGCTACGGGTGCGGATCGAACGCGTCGCAAGCCGGGTCACCTCCCGTGGCACGCAGGTCGTGGACTTCCGCTGGACCGGGATCGACGCGGACGACGAGCCGGTCGCCGAGGTCGAGGCCGTGATGCTGATGAACGGGACAGGAAGGGAGGACACCAGGTGAGGGGTGTGCAGCTCAACATGGCGGCCGGTATCCGGGAGTTCGGCCGGGCCACGCCGCACCGGGTGGCGGTGGTCGACGGCGACCGCCAGATCTCCTTCGGCACGCTGGACGAGCGGTCCAACCGCCTCGCCTCGGCCACTCTGGACCGTGGGCTGCGCCCCGGTGAGCGGATCGCGGTCCTGGCGAACAACCGCTTCGAGTACTTCGAGATCTCGGCGGCGATGGCCAAGGCCGGCATTCCGACGGTGCCGCTGAACCCCCGGAACAACGTCGGCGACAACGCGTACGTCCTGGACCACGCGTCGGTCCGGGGGATCATCGTGGCGGACGAGCTGGCCGACCGGGTCGACGGGCTCGTCGACGACCTGCACCTGGTGCTCAGTTTCGGCGGCACGGTGGGTGAGCACTACGACTCCTTCGTCGCCGCCGGTCGCGCGGTGGACCCGGCGGTGCCGGTGGACGAGATGGACCCGTTCTGCATCACCTACACCTCGGGGACCACCGGGCGGCCCAAGGGCGTGCTGCTGACCCACCGGGGGCGGGTGCTGACCGCCTTCGGGGTCGGGCTCGACTACGGCCTGGGCCCCAACAAGAGCACGATCGCGGTGGCACCGATGTACCACGGCGCCGGCTTCGAGTTCGCGTACGCGGCGCCGATGCTCGGTGGCTCCTGCACCGTGCTGCCGACCTGGGACCCGGAGCGACTGCTCGACCTGATGGTGAGCAGCCGTGCGGAGACGGTCTTTCTGGTGCCCACGCACGCCCAGCACATCCGCCGGTTCTGCGAGGACCCGGCGGCCCGCTACGACCTGTCGGCGCTCAAGACCCTCTACTTCAACGCCGCCGCGTTGCCGGTGGCGCTCAAGGAGTGGGTGATCGCGGCGTTCCCGGGGGTCGCCGTGCACGAGTTGTACGGGTCGACCGAGTGCTCCATCGTGACCAACCTGCGGCCGGAGTTCGCCCTGGCCCGGGCCGGCAGCGTCGGCCACCCGTGGTTCTGGAACGAGGTGCGCCTGGTCGGCGAGGACGGCGCCGAGGTGGGGCCGGGCGAGCCCGGTGAGCTGTACGCCCGCTCGCCGTTGCTGCTCACCGGGTACCTCGACGACGAGGAGGCCACCCGGGCCGGGTTCGACGCCGACGGGTTCTTCTCGGTGGGCGACGTGGCGGTCCGCGACGAGGAGGGCTTCATCTCCATCGTGGACCGGAAGAAGGACATGATCATCGCGGGTGGCGTGAACATCTTCCCGCGGGAGATCGAAGAGGTCATCGCCCGGCACGAACCGGTCGACGACGTCGCGGTGGTCGGGGTGCCGGACGAGGTGTACGGCGAGCGCGTCGCCGCCTTCGTGGTCAGCCGGCCGGGCCGGCAGGTGGACGTGACCGCCCTGGACGGGTACGTGCGGGAGCACGTCGCCCGGTACAAGGTCCCCCGGGAGTGGCATCTGGTGGACCGGTTGCCGCGTAATCCGAGCGGCAAGATCCTCAAGCGCACCATCCGGGACGAGTACGCCGGTCCGCCGGAGTAGAGCCAGACCCGTTAGGCCAAAAGTCTGACGTTCCGCGTACCGGTCCACGAAATCCGGCGCGCGTCTCCTGCCCAGATGGCTCGCTGGGTCGACAAGTGCTGTCCAGAAGCGTCGAAATGATCGATGAAGATGTCAGTACTGTAAAACTCTGACTTTTTATAGACTGCCTGCTTGGGGACCGTTATGGTCGCCGTAATCAGGTGTAGATGCGGCCCCGGGCTTTCACGTCGGGCCGTGCGGACTTCGCCATCAGGAGGCCATCGTGTCCCACCTCAATAGCCCCGGTGCCGCCCTCTCCCGCCGTCGTCTGCTCACCGGTCTCGGGGGTGCCCTCGTCGGCAGCGCCCTGCTGACCGCCTGCGGCAGCGACGACGCCGATTCCAGCTCGAACGACGGACGGACCACCATCCGGCTCGCCGGCATCCCCGCCTCCGCTCTCGCGGCCTTCAAGCTCGCCCTCAAGGAGGGTGCGTTCGAGGAGGCCGGCCTCGACATCAGGTACGAGGAGTACGCGGAGTCGGCGGCCGTCTACACCGCCTACCGGGCCGGTCAGGTCGACGGCGGCCTGGGTGGCATCCCCTCCACCGCCAACCTGGTCGCCACCGGGGTGGACCGCAAGGTGGTCTTCGCCCTTCAGCGCACCACCAACGGGATCCTGGTCCGCGCGGACAGCGGCATCCAGTCCATCGCCGATCTCAAGGGCCGCAAGCTCGGCCTCTTCGGCAGTGCGATCGGCTCGTCGACGAACCAGTTCTTCGCGCTCTGCCGCGAGAAGCACGGGTTCAACCCGACCACCGACTGTCAGGTGCAGTACGGCGCGCCGAACCTGATGGCCGAACTGCTCGGGCAGGGCGACGTGGACATGGCCCTGGTGATCGACCCGGCCGGCGCACCCGAACTGGCCAGCGGGAAGTACCGCTCCCTCGGCGACCTCGGCGTTCTGCTGGAGGAGGCCACCGGGCTCAAGGCGTTCACCGCCGGCTGGGACTTCGCCAGCGAGTTCATCGAGAAGAACCGGGAGGCGGTGCAGGCGTTCGTCGACGTCAACCTGCGGTACCAGACCAGGTTCAACAACGACCAGTCGTTGTGGGACGCCGCGCTGCGCGAGCTCTACAACATCGACGACCAGGCGGTGCTGGACGTGATCTGGAACAGCCAGCGCGGCCGGTTGGTGGAGCAGTGGGGTGACGCCGAGAAGCAGCAGGCGGCGCAGTTGCTCACCTTCCTCAGCGAGAACGGCGAGCCCGAGTTCCTGCCCAAGGTGCCCGACGGGCTCTTCGCCTGACCACCAGCCCGGCATGAGGAGAGGCACCGATGACCCTGTCCGAAACCACCCAGCCGGCGGCCGTGACGGCCGGTACGGCCGACCGTGGCGCGCCGCCGGGACACGGCGGTGGGCCCGGCGGCCCCCGCCGTTTCCTCCGCAACGGCATCGTGCTGCGGGTGGCCTCCGTGTTCATCCTGCTCGTCATCTGGTGGCTGGGCTCACTCGTCGTCGGTGAGCGCATCCTGCCCACCCCGGGCACGACCGCCTCCGCGCTGGCCGACAGCATGCAGGAGCAGACCTTCTGGACCGACCTCCAGGTCACCATGGTCCGGATCCTCATCGGGTTCGCCGCGTCGATGGTGCTCGGTGTGCTCGTCGGTCTGGTGATGGGTCTGTCCCGGATCGCCGAGGGCCTCCTGGACATCTGGATCGCCGTCGGCCAGACCATCCCGAGCCTCTGCTGGGTGATCGTCGCGTTCATCATGTTCGGGCTCAACGACACCGCCACCGTCGTGGCGATCACGCTGACCTCGTTCCCGATCATCGCGATCAACATGTGGACCGGGGTGAAGGCGATCGATCCCCGGCTCGGTCAGATGGCCCGGACCCTCAAGGCCTCGCGCGGCCTGCGGACCCGGGAGGTGACCCTGCCGCAGGTGCTGCCGGCGGTGATGGCGTCGGCCCGCTTCGGGTTCGGCATCGTCTGGAAGGTCGTGGTGATCGCCGAGTTGCTCGGGCGTACCGACGGCATCGGCTACCGGTTGAACTACTGGTTCCAGCTGTTCCGGATGGAGCAGGTCTTCGCGCTCACGCTGTTCTTCTCGATCCTGATGGTGGTGCTCGAACTGGCCGTGTTCAAGCCGATCGAGGCGAAGCTGTTCCGCTGGCGTCCGGAGGGAGCCCGATGAGCACCGACGACCGGATCGTCATCAAGGACCTGGTGAAGGGCTTCCACACCCGGCACGGCTTCACCACGGTCATCGACGGGATGGACCTCACCATCGCCGACGGGGAGTTCGTCGCACTGGTCGGTCCCTCCGGGTGCGGCAAGTCCACGGTGCTGAACATGCTCAGTGGGCTGGACACGGACTTCACCGGCACCGCCGAGATCCGTAGTCGGGCACCCGGGGTGCACTTCAGCTACGTGTTCCAGGAGCCGAGGCTGCTGCCCTGGAAGACGGTGCGGCAGAACGTCGAGTTCGCCCTCAAGGCCACCGGGGTGGACCGGTCCCAGTGGGCCGACCGGGTGCTGCCGGTGCTGCGCCGGGTGGGGTTGGCCGGGTTCGAGAACCACTACCCGCACCAGATCTCCGGCGGCATGCAGCAGCGCACCGCACTGGCCCGCGCGTTCGTGCTGGACGCGCCGGTGATGCTGATGGACGAGCCGTTCAGCGGGTTGGACGAGTTCACCGCCCGTAGTCTGCGCCAGCTCCTGCTGGAGCTGCGGAGCCAGGAGGAGAGCAAGGCGTTCGTCTTCGTCACGCACAACGTGTTCGAGGCCGCCGTGCTCTCCGACCGGGTGGTGCTGATGTCCAACCGACCGTCGACGATCCGCCGGGTGGTCAAGGTGGAGGTGCCGCTGCCGCGCAGCTACGACGACCCCCGCCTCTTCGACGTCAGCCGTGAGCTGACCCACGAGATCATCTCCTCGATGGTCAGCACCGACGACGGTGGTCTGGTGGTCGGCGAGGAGCACACGCGGCTGGCCGGCCCGCAGGCGGCGCGATGAGCGCGCCCGTGGCCGGTCCGCCGCTGACCCCCCGGCTGCCGACCGCGTTCGCGGCCGGCGCGGTACTGCTGACCCCGGCCCGGACCCTGACCGACGGCGACTTCGCCGCGATCGTCAATGTCTCGTGGGAGAACGGGCCGCTGCACACCGATGTCGAGTACATGCGTCGGACCGGCTTCGGTCGCCCGATCCTCGGCGGTCCGTGCCTGATCGCGATCGCCGCCGGGCTCACCTCCACCACCATGTACGCCGCCTGGAACGCCGCCGGGGTGGACTGCCACGCCGCGCTCGGCATCGACGAGATCCGCTACCTGGCTCCGGTGTACGTCGGGGACACGCTGCGGGTACGGATCGAGGTGTCCCGCTTCGAACCGACCCGGGGCGGCCGTATGTACGTCGGCGCGGTCCACGACGACGTCCGCAACCAGCGCGACGAGACGGTGCTGCGGATGACCCGGTCGTACCTGCTGAGCCCGTTGCCGGCGGCCGACGCGGGAGAGTCGGCATGAGCGGACTGCCCCGGACCACCACGCTCGGTCTGGCCCGCCACGACCGGGTGCTGCTGGTCACCCTGGACCGGCCGCACCGGCTCAACGCGTACGACCGGACGATGGTCGACGAGCTGCGTCGGACCTGGCAGGCGTTCGGGGCCGACGACGGGCTGCACGCGGCCGTGGTCACCGGTGCCGGCGAGCGCGGCTTCTGCACCGGCTTCGACGTCGACGACACCCTCGACGCCGGGGTCACCAGCCCGTCGCTGGACCACGCCGGGCGGGTCGCGTTGACCGCCCGCGACATGGGGGTGTTCAAGCCGGTGGTGGCCGCGGTGAACGGGCACTGCTGTGCCGGCGGCTGGCACTTCGTCAACGACGCGGACGTGGTGCTCTGCGCCGCGCACGCCACGTTCTTCGACACCCACCACGACGTCGGTCTGGCGAACCCGGTCGAGGCGGTGGGCGCGTTGAGTCGGTTGCCGCTCGGCGAGGTGATGCGCATGGTGCTCACCGGGCGCAGCTACCGGATCGACGCCCGCCGGGCGCACGAACTCGGTCTGGTCACCGAGGTGACCTCGGCGGAGGAGCTGACCGGGCGGGCGCTGGCGATCGCCACGGACATCGCCCGGCACCCGCTCGACGTGTTGACCACCACCGTGGAGACGGTCTGGACGGCGGTGCAGGCGCAGCGGGGCGCCGCCGAGGCGTTCGGGCTGGCGATGCTGGCCCGGTCGGACGCCTCGGCGCAGCACCGGGGAGCGACGATGCGGGAGTTCCGGCACGGTGACGGGGGAGGCCGTTGATGGAGTACGGGATCTTCAGCCACATCGAGGAGATCGACGAGATCGAGGAGCTGCTGCACGGTGCGGAGGCCGACGGGATCGCCAGTGTCTGGCTGACCCAGGGGTTCGGGCACGACGCGTTGACCGTCATCGGGGCGGTCGGGCGCGGTCTGTCGCGGCTGCGGATCGGGACCGCCGTGGTGCCGGTGTACCCGCGCCACCCGATGGCGCTGGCCCAGCAGGCGCTCACCACCAACATGCTGATCGGCGGGCGGCTGGTGCTCGGCGTCGGCCCGTCGCATCCGCAGGTGGTAGAGCCCTGCTGGGGCATGTCGTACGCCCGCCCGGCCCGGTACATGCGCGAGTACCTGACGGCGCTCAACGGGGCGTTGACGCAGCGGGTCCGGTTCTCCGGCGAGGTGGTCACGGCCCGGGGTGACCTGACCATCGCCGGGGACCCGCCGGTGCCGACGGTGATGGTCTCCGCGCTCGGTCCGAAGATGCTGGAACTCACCGGCGAACTGGCTTCCGGCACGGTGACCTGGATGGTCGGTCCGCGTACGCTCGCGGAGCTGACCGTGCCGACGATCACCGCGGCGGCGGACGGGGCGGGTCGACCGACGCCCGAGGTGGTGGTGACCGCGGCGGTCTGCGTGACCGACGATCCCGGTCGCGCCCGTGCCGCCATCGACCCGGTGCTCGGCTGGTACGACGACAAGCCGTCGTACCGTGCGATGCTCGACCGGGAGGGTTTCGCGCGGGCCAACCAGATGGCGATCGTCGGCGACGCCGCCGAGGTGCGGGCGGAGATCGGCCGGTACGAGGCGGCCGGGGCGACGACGTTCGCGGCACAGCTCTACGGCACGCCGCAGGAGCGGGCGGCGACTCGTGCCCTGGTCGGCGAGCTGGCCACGGCGTCGGCGTCGGCGGGCGCCACGGGCGCGGACTTTTGAGGTACCGGAGTCGGCCATGGGTGACGCTGCGCCGAGCATCGGATGCCCTACCGTGGTTGTTCGCGACGAAGCCGCCCCTCAGAGTGCGGGGCCGAGGGGATGCGGAGCCGGAGTGACCATGGCCAAGGACGTGACGGGGGCCCAGACTGCCCGGCCGGAGCAGGTGATCCCGGGTGGCCGCAAGGGTCCCGAGGTGCTCGGGGTCACCCGGGTGCGCCCGGCCTACCAGCAGGTGGCCGACCAGCTCCGGGAGCGGATCCTGGACGGTTCGTTGACGGCGGGTGACCGGCTGCCTACCGAGATCGAGCTGTCCGAGATCTTCGGGGTCAGCCGGAGCACGATCCGGGAGGCGCTGCGGGTGCTGGCCTCCAAGGACCTGATCCGGACCACCCGGGGCACCACCGGCGGGACGTTCGTGGCGCGGGTCCAGTTCGACCAGGTCAGCGAGTATCTGGAGATGAGTCTCGGGCTGATGTCCGGGGCGCGCGACATCACGCTGGACAATCTGCTGGAGGCGCGGGAGAGCCTGGAGGTGCCGGCTGCGGGGCTGGCCGCGCTGCGCCACGCCGACGAGCACCTGACGTTGATGCGCCAGGCGGTGGAGCGGGAGAAGCTGACCCGCGCCCGGGGCCGCAAGTTCCGGGAGCACGTGACGTTCCACGGGGTGCTGGTCGAGGCGACCGGCAACCAACTGCTCGGGGTGATGGTCGAGCCGGTGTTCCGGGTGTTGCAGGCGCGGACGGCGGATCGGGACATGCCGGCGGAGTACTGGGGCCAGATCGACGCCGAGCACACCGAGATCTGCGGGTACGTGCAGGCCCGGGACGAGGCCGGTGCGCGCGAGGCGATGCGGGCCCATCTCGGCACGGTGCGGCGG
Above is a window of Verrucosispora sp. NA02020 DNA encoding:
- a CDS encoding enoyl-CoA hydratase/isomerase family protein translates to MSGLPRTTTLGLARHDRVLLVTLDRPHRLNAYDRTMVDELRRTWQAFGADDGLHAAVVTGAGERGFCTGFDVDDTLDAGVTSPSLDHAGRVALTARDMGVFKPVVAAVNGHCCAGGWHFVNDADVVLCAAHATFFDTHHDVGLANPVEAVGALSRLPLGEVMRMVLTGRSYRIDARRAHELGLVTEVTSAEELTGRALAIATDIARHPLDVLTTTVETVWTAVQAQRGAAEAFGLAMLARSDASAQHRGATMREFRHGDGGGR
- a CDS encoding ABC transporter permease; the encoded protein is MTLSETTQPAAVTAGTADRGAPPGHGGGPGGPRRFLRNGIVLRVASVFILLVIWWLGSLVVGERILPTPGTTASALADSMQEQTFWTDLQVTMVRILIGFAASMVLGVLVGLVMGLSRIAEGLLDIWIAVGQTIPSLCWVIVAFIMFGLNDTATVVAITLTSFPIIAINMWTGVKAIDPRLGQMARTLKASRGLRTREVTLPQVLPAVMASARFGFGIVWKVVVIAELLGRTDGIGYRLNYWFQLFRMEQVFALTLFFSILMVVLELAVFKPIEAKLFRWRPEGAR
- a CDS encoding MaoC/PaaZ C-terminal domain-containing protein translates to MSAPVAGPPLTPRLPTAFAAGAVLLTPARTLTDGDFAAIVNVSWENGPLHTDVEYMRRTGFGRPILGGPCLIAIAAGLTSTTMYAAWNAAGVDCHAALGIDEIRYLAPVYVGDTLRVRIEVSRFEPTRGGRMYVGAVHDDVRNQRDETVLRMTRSYLLSPLPAADAGESA
- a CDS encoding ABC transporter ATP-binding protein, with product MSTDDRIVIKDLVKGFHTRHGFTTVIDGMDLTIADGEFVALVGPSGCGKSTVLNMLSGLDTDFTGTAEIRSRAPGVHFSYVFQEPRLLPWKTVRQNVEFALKATGVDRSQWADRVLPVLRRVGLAGFENHYPHQISGGMQQRTALARAFVLDAPVMLMDEPFSGLDEFTARSLRQLLLELRSQEESKAFVFVTHNVFEAAVLSDRVVLMSNRPSTIRRVVKVEVPLPRSYDDPRLFDVSRELTHEIISSMVSTDDGGLVVGEEHTRLAGPQAAR
- a CDS encoding enoyl-CoA hydratase/isomerase family protein; protein product: MTRVRHTTDDQVMTIVLDGPDSMNSLTPAVIAGLDAALDEAEQDHALRAVVVTGAGERAFSVGMDIDFLESCFADPQRTFLPFLRSYHAVLRRIEHLGVPVIARVNGLARAGGFELILACDFVIAADEARVGDIHLEFGMPPGAGSSQRAPRKLGDQRAKALMLTPTWLRGPELVQWGVALASAPLTELDDEVGKLLAMLRGRSRPGLAITKRLLNSVHTMTLEEGLRYEREMFSRLHEEVDEVAEGYRAFVEKRPPVWGDVDVRTLA
- a CDS encoding class I adenylate-forming enzyme family protein, producing MRGVQLNMAAGIREFGRATPHRVAVVDGDRQISFGTLDERSNRLASATLDRGLRPGERIAVLANNRFEYFEISAAMAKAGIPTVPLNPRNNVGDNAYVLDHASVRGIIVADELADRVDGLVDDLHLVLSFGGTVGEHYDSFVAAGRAVDPAVPVDEMDPFCITYTSGTTGRPKGVLLTHRGRVLTAFGVGLDYGLGPNKSTIAVAPMYHGAGFEFAYAAPMLGGSCTVLPTWDPERLLDLMVSSRAETVFLVPTHAQHIRRFCEDPAARYDLSALKTLYFNAAALPVALKEWVIAAFPGVAVHELYGSTECSIVTNLRPEFALARAGSVGHPWFWNEVRLVGEDGAEVGPGEPGELYARSPLLLTGYLDDEEATRAGFDADGFFSVGDVAVRDEEGFISIVDRKKDMIIAGGVNIFPREIEEVIARHEPVDDVAVVGVPDEVYGERVAAFVVSRPGRQVDVTALDGYVREHVARYKVPREWHLVDRLPRNPSGKILKRTIRDEYAGPPE
- a CDS encoding MaoC/PaaZ C-terminal domain-containing protein translates to MSAPSPESTATPQVVVDADLVDTLIGRGGYTHPLFQRVPGGDADGPPLPGQAVVLLLGGLVEQSGLLDDAIALLELRRVRFHRMVKAGATLRVRIERVASRVTSRGTQVVDFRWTGIDADDEPVAEVEAVMLMNGTGREDTR
- a CDS encoding FadR/GntR family transcriptional regulator, yielding MAKDVTGAQTARPEQVIPGGRKGPEVLGVTRVRPAYQQVADQLRERILDGSLTAGDRLPTEIELSEIFGVSRSTIREALRVLASKDLIRTTRGTTGGTFVARVQFDQVSEYLEMSLGLMSGARDITLDNLLEARESLEVPAAGLAALRHADEHLTLMRQAVEREKLTRARGRKFREHVTFHGVLVEATGNQLLGVMVEPVFRVLQARTADRDMPAEYWGQIDAEHTEICGYVQARDEAGAREAMRAHLGTVRRAYEQR
- a CDS encoding ABC transporter substrate-binding protein gives rise to the protein MSHLNSPGAALSRRRLLTGLGGALVGSALLTACGSDDADSSSNDGRTTIRLAGIPASALAAFKLALKEGAFEEAGLDIRYEEYAESAAVYTAYRAGQVDGGLGGIPSTANLVATGVDRKVVFALQRTTNGILVRADSGIQSIADLKGRKLGLFGSAIGSSTNQFFALCREKHGFNPTTDCQVQYGAPNLMAELLGQGDVDMALVIDPAGAPELASGKYRSLGDLGVLLEEATGLKAFTAGWDFASEFIEKNREAVQAFVDVNLRYQTRFNNDQSLWDAALRELYNIDDQAVLDVIWNSQRGRLVEQWGDAEKQQAAQLLTFLSENGEPEFLPKVPDGLFA
- a CDS encoding TIGR03564 family F420-dependent LLM class oxidoreductase; its protein translation is MEYGIFSHIEEIDEIEELLHGAEADGIASVWLTQGFGHDALTVIGAVGRGLSRLRIGTAVVPVYPRHPMALAQQALTTNMLIGGRLVLGVGPSHPQVVEPCWGMSYARPARYMREYLTALNGALTQRVRFSGEVVTARGDLTIAGDPPVPTVMVSALGPKMLELTGELASGTVTWMVGPRTLAELTVPTITAAADGAGRPTPEVVVTAAVCVTDDPGRARAAIDPVLGWYDDKPSYRAMLDREGFARANQMAIVGDAAEVRAEIGRYEAAGATTFAAQLYGTPQERAATRALVGELATASASAGATGADF